The following coding sequences lie in one Rutidosis leptorrhynchoides isolate AG116_Rl617_1_P2 chromosome 6, CSIRO_AGI_Rlap_v1, whole genome shotgun sequence genomic window:
- the LOC139854775 gene encoding ubiquitin carboxyl-terminal hydrolase 8-like produces MQIRHYDMKNVANFVATEDNYPDLFTLQVSLSISGATDSLVVRISQKGNEMGAYNKSCQIFCVASSLLKIWDYSGQITKFFNQGSMLFDNLEQVNKDVVTLSRNLESFI; encoded by the exons ATGCAAATCAG GCACTATGATATGAAAAATGTTGCAAACTTTGTAGCCACAGAAGATAATTACCCGGACTTGTTTACGTTGCAAGTCAGCCTTTCTATTTCAGGAGCAACAGATTCATTGGTTGTCAGAATTAGTCAAAAG GGCAATGAGATGGGAGCTTATAATAAATCCTGCCAAATTTTCTGTGTTGCGTCTAGCTTG ttgaagatttgggattattcTGGGCAAATAACCAAGTTTTTTAATCAAGGGAGTATGCTTTTCGATAATCTCGAACAAGTAAATAAAGACGTTGTTACTTTATCTCGAAATCTAGAATCCTTTATTTAG
- the LOC139856179 gene encoding ubiquitin carboxyl-terminal hydrolase 8-like: MNSAIQCLVHTPQFVDYFLGDFRTDLNFENPLGMNGKLALAFGDLLRQLWTPGATSVAPRAFKSRVGGFAHQFSGFNQHDSQEFLSFLLDGLHEDLNRVKVKPYNEIEDVDGVSDKEIADEHWRNHLARNDSIIVDMFQGQYRSTLICPYCKKNSVTFDPFLYLSLPLPSTTTRTMTLTVLSTDGSTLPIPVNVTVPKNGKFKDLIQALSTACSLGDHETLLVAEIYNNRILHFLDKLEDSIELVRDNDLLVAYRLLKDEDSLPLVVFTHRFEVSTNLGFSSLRQSGIPLVARIPDCSDGFEIQKKFLKLLQPFLIPEEFSLDVFDDPIEIFNQDAEMDDKVDDMAVNIASNTEMDDKVDDMAIIDALNTQMSDKVDDMAITDASNTQLDNKVDDMAIVDATNTEMDDKVHELAIIDASNTDMDDKVDDLSDANVSFEFHIERYGFYSVGSKMVMDEVILIPSSNKINVVVTWPDEMLKQYDTTILCQLPGTGGFPLFTSKPPESVSLHKCLEAFLKEEPLGPEDMWYCPKCEVHRQASKKLDLWRLPEILIVHLKRFSYNQFLTDKLETFVDFPIDDFDISNCTVHTGYQPSFRYKLYAVSNHYGGLGGGHYTAFAQCGEQWYEFNDSSVFPISEDQIKTSAAYVLFYKRIQDSYIDVQA; the protein is encoded by the exons ATGAACAGCGCTATTCAGTGTTTAGTACATACACCACAATTTGTCGATTATTTCCTTGGAGACTTCAGAACCGATTTAAACTTTGAAAACCCCTTGGGCATGAAT GGCAAGCTTGCTCTAGCATTTGGAGACTTGCTAAGGCAGCTATGGACTCCCGGAGCTACCTCAGTGGCTCCACGAGCATTCAAGTCAAGAGTAGGTGGTTTCGCTCATCAATTTAGTGGCTTCAATCAACATGATTCCCAA GAGTTTCTTTCATTTCTACTTGATGGATTGCACGAAGATTTGAATCGTGTAAAAGTCAAACCTTATAATGAGATAGAGGACGTCGATGGAGTTTCTGACAAAGAAATAGCTGATGAACATTGGAGGAACCATTTAGCTCGCAATGATTCGATAATAGTGGACATGTTCCAG GGCCAATATCGGTCAACGTTGATATGTCCTTATTGCAAGAAGAATTCTGTTACATTTGATCCATTCTTATATCTTTCTTTACCATTGCCTTCAACAACAACGAGAACTATGACATTAACGGTTTTGAGCACTGACGGGTCAACTTTGCCAATTCCAGTCAACGTCACTGTTCCTAAAAATGGAAAATTTAAGGATCTTATTCAGGCTTTGAGCACTGCTTGTTCTTTGGGAGATCATGAAACATTATTGGTGGCTGAG ATATACAACAACCGTATACTTCATTTCTTGGATAAATTAGAGGACTCGATCGAGTTGGTCAGGGATAATGATCTGCTTGTTGCTTACAGGCTTCTAAAGGATGAGGATTCATTGCCCTTAGTTGTCTTTACACACCGTTTTGAAGT ATCAACCAATCTCGGGTTTTCATCTTTGAGACAGTCTGGGATTCCTCTTGTAGCCAGGATTCCTGATTGTAGCGACGGTTTTGAAATACAAAAGAAATTTCTCAAGTTACTCCAACCGTTTCTTATTCCAGAGGAATTTTCTTTAGACGTTTTTGATGATCCTATAGAGATCTTCAATCAGGATGCTGAAATGGATGATAAAGTTGATGACATGGCAGTTAATATTGCCTCGAACACTGAAATGGATGATAAAGTTGATGACATGGCAATTATTGATGCCTTGAACACGCAAATGAGTGATAAAGTTGATGACATGGCAATTACTGATGCCTCGAACACGCAACTGGATAATAAAGTTGATGACATGGCAATTGTTGATGCTACGAACACCGAAATGGATGATAAAGTCCATGAACTGGCAATTATTGATGCATCAAACACTGATATGGATGATAAAGTTGATGACTTGTCTGATGCAAATGTAAGCTTTGAATTCCATATTGAACGCTATGGCTTTTACTCAGTAGGATCTAAGATGGTGATGGATGAAGTCATATTAATCCCGTCTTCCAATAAAATTAATGTGGTGGTTACTTGGCCTGATGAAATGTTGAAACAATATGATACTACAATTCTTTGTCAATTACCTGGAACTGGTGGGTTTCCATTGTTTACAAGCAAGCCTCCCGAGTCGGTATCGTTACATAAATGTCTTGAAGCTTTCTTGAAGGAAGAACCATTGGGGCCTGAAGACATGTG GTATTGTCCTAAATGCGAGGTGCATCGCCAAGCTAGCAAAAAGTTGGATCTGTGGAGATTACCAGAGATTTTGATTGTTCATTTGAAGAGATTTTCATACAATCAGTTTCTAACAGACAAGTTggaaacttttgttgactttcctaTTGATGATTTTGATATTTCAAATTGTACTGTTCATACGGGTTACCAGCCTTCTTTTCGTTACAAGCTGTATGCCGTCAGTAATCACTATGGCGGTTTGGGTGGTGGCCACTACACTGCTTTTGCTCAA TGTGGGGAGCAGTGGTATGAGTTTAATGACAGCTCGGTTTTCCCTATTAGTGAAGACCAAATCAAGACGTCTGCAGCCTATGTTTTATTTTACAAGAGAATTCAAGATTCTTACATCGATGTGCAGGCTTGA